In Glycine max cultivar Williams 82 chromosome 7, Glycine_max_v4.0, whole genome shotgun sequence, a single window of DNA contains:
- the LOC100799611 gene encoding U-box domain-containing protein 35, with protein sequence MSLIQSSSLPHAVGGGSIAIAVNGGRHSHCAIKWAVEHLLKKNSSCILIHVQTKTMHPHDVDDVPKDGRPPTKEELHQFFLPFRGFCARKGITTKELVLHDLDVPSALTNYVVVNCVSTVVVGAAASPWNTLTRIFNKDDVATTLARSLPDTCTLYVISKGKVQHIRPTGHHSQHIKVTPTRSIRDTVTLLQNTPLVHPNKNLVDAPTDSEDTHRKPIKDANIGRESSKLWESLREIKDFMLIEDTNSPRGPAEYNLSQNSSARSSPGNSDSTGQHLGPSLLDKSHGNHEVVNSDKPKNIASSKSPVNLDIEMKKLKLELKKTTEKYGMACKQAVLAKQKATELEKCRQEKERDLEEAKLAEDTALALVEVERQKTKVAMESVEMSQRLAELETQKRKDAELKAKHEKEERNKALHEVVCNSIPYRRYKFEEIEAATNKFDNTLKIGEGGYGPVFRGVIDHTVVAIKAVRPDIAHGERQFQQEVIVLSTIRHPSMVLLLGACPEYGCLVYEYMENGSLEDRLFMKDNTPPIPWKTRFKIALEIATGLLFLHQTKPEPLVHRDLKPANILLDKNYVSKISDVGLARLVPPSVADKTTQYRLTNAAGTFCYIDPEYQQTGLLGVKSDVYSLGVVLLQIITGKAPMGLSHLVEKAIKNHTFSEVLDPSVSDWPVEEALSLAKLALKCCELRKRDRPNLGTVVLPELNRISRIWDCDDTHYPRNCYMIQDHLDPN encoded by the exons ATGATGTTGATGACGTGCCTAAAGATGGTCGTCCACCAACTAAAGAAGAATTGCACCaattttttcttccctttcGAGGATTTTGTGCCAGAAAAGGG ATCACAACAAAGGAATTGGTCTTACATGACCTTGATGTTCCAAGTGCACTTACTAATTACGTTGTTGTAAATTGTGTTAGCACCGTTGTCGTTGGTGCTGCTGCTTCCCCCTGGAATACTCTTACAAG AATATTTAATAAAGATGATGTGGCAACTACTTTAGCAAGGTCTTTGCCAGATACTTGCACTTTATATGTTATATCAAAAGGAAAAGTACAACATATCCGACCAACAGGTCATCATTCTCAACATATTAAAGTCACACCAACTAGATCCATAAGAGACACGGTCACTCTCTTGCAAAATACTCCATTAGTTCATCCAAATAAGAATCTTGTTGATGCCCCTACAGATTCTGAAGATACACACAG GAAACCAATCAAAGATGCAAATATTGGGCGAGAGTCCAGCAAACTTTGGGAATCTTTACGAGAAATAAAAGATTTCATGCTAATTGAAGATACCAATTCACCAAGAGGTCCAGCAGAATACAACTTATCACAAAATTCATCAGCTAGAAGTTCTCCTGGAAACAGTGACAGCACAGGGCAACATCTTGGTCCTTCTTTGCTTGACAAGTCACACGGAAACCATGAAGTTGTAAACTCAGACAAGCCTAAGAACATCGCTTCTTCAAAAAGCCCA GTAAACTTAGACATAGAAATGAAGAAACTGAAACTCGAATTGAAAAAAACAACAGAGAAATATGGTATGGCTTGCAAACAAGCTGTTTTAGCAAAACAGAAG GCAACAGAGCTTGAAAAGTGTAGGCAAGAAAAGGAACGCGATTTAGAGGAAGCTAAGCTTGCTGAAGATACTGCATTGGCTTTGGTAGAGGTAGAGAGGCAAAAAACTAAAGTAGCTATGGAATCAGTAGAAATGTCTCAACGCTTGGCAGAGCTGGAAACCCAAAAGAGAAAGGATGCCGAATTAAAAGCCAAGCATGAGAAAGAAGAGAGGAACAAAGCATTGCATGAAGTTGTATGTAATAGTATTCCATATAGAAGATACAAATTTGAAGAAATTGAAGCAGCAACAAATAAATTCGACAATACTTTGAAAATTGGTGAAGGTGGATATGGACCTGTTTTTAGAGGAGTCATTGATCATACTGTTGTTGCCATTAAGGCTGTGAGACCAGACATAGCCCATGGAGAgaggcaatttcaacaagag GTTATTGTTTTGAGCACCATAAGACATCCAAGCATGGTGCTCCTCCTAGGAGCATGCCCAGAATATGGATGCCTTGTGTACGAGTACATGGAAAATGGAAGCTTAGAAGATCGTCTATTCATGAAAGACAACACTCCACCAATTCCTTGGAAAACACGTTTCAAAATTGCATTAGAGATTGCCACCggccttcttttccttcaccaAACAAAGCCTGAACCTCTTGTGCACCGCGACTTGAAGCCTGCAAACATCCTCTTAGACAAGAACTATGTGAGCAAAATCAGTGACGTGGGTTTGGCACGACTTGTTCCCCCTTCTGTAGCCGACAAAACTACACAATATCGCTTGACAAATGCAGCTGGAACATTTTGTTACATTGACCCTGAGTATCAACAAACGGGGTTGTTGGGTGTGAAATCAGACGTATATTCATTAGGTGTCGTGCTGCTACAAATTATTACAGGAAAAGCGCCAATGGGTTTGTCACACTTGGTTGAGAAGGCTATTAAAAATCACACTTTCAGTGAGGTGCTTGATCCAAGTGTCTCAGATTGGCCTGTGGAAGAAGCTTTGTCTTTGGCTAAGTTGGCCTTGAAGTGTTGTGAGTTGAGAAAACGTGATAGACCAAATCTTGGTACTGTTGTTTTGCCTGAGCTGAATAGAATATCAAGGATATGGGACTGTGATGACACGCATTATCCTAGAAATTGTTATATGATTCAAGACCATCTGGATCCTAAttaa